Proteins co-encoded in one Jeotgalibacillus malaysiensis genomic window:
- a CDS encoding 3-phosphoshikimate 1-carboxyvinyltransferase, whose translation MSLLQFDNPSVQGEIKVPGDKSISHRSIMFGAISEGVTRVTGFLKGDDCLSTIDCFRKMGVTITEKDDEILIEGKGFKGLKEPEEILDTGNSGTTTRLLLGILAGQPFHSVITGDESIAKRPMNRVTVPLREMGAFIDGRDNGNLTPLAVRGGELKSFHYTLPVASAQLKSALILAGLQSDEETVIVEPEKTRDHTEKMIRHFGGHITREGSTIRITGNQPFKAKDVHVPGDISSAAFFLTAAAITADSSLKLKNVGLNETRTGILDVLKEMNTDFEVTSTSQDEEPQGDILIRSSSLTSCEIGGELIPRLIDEIPIIALLATQAQGKTVIKDAEELKVKETNRIDAVVEELKKLGADITATDDGMIINGPVKLKGGHADSRGDHRIGMMLAVASLVTTGPVQIDGAECISVSYPDFFKDLSKVTSR comes from the coding sequence ATGAGTTTACTTCAATTTGATAACCCTTCTGTTCAGGGAGAAATTAAAGTGCCCGGTGATAAATCTATCTCACACAGATCAATCATGTTCGGGGCGATCTCTGAAGGCGTGACAAGAGTAACAGGATTTTTAAAAGGTGATGACTGTCTCAGCACGATTGACTGCTTCAGAAAGATGGGTGTTACGATAACTGAAAAAGATGATGAAATCCTGATTGAAGGGAAAGGGTTTAAAGGTTTGAAAGAACCTGAAGAAATTTTGGACACCGGTAATTCAGGAACAACAACAAGGTTGCTGCTCGGAATACTGGCGGGGCAGCCTTTTCATTCAGTGATAACTGGAGATGAATCTATTGCAAAACGTCCTATGAATCGTGTAACAGTGCCTTTAAGGGAAATGGGTGCTTTTATAGATGGAAGAGACAATGGCAACCTGACACCATTAGCAGTAAGGGGCGGGGAATTGAAATCTTTTCACTATACACTTCCCGTTGCCAGCGCACAGTTAAAGTCTGCCCTCATTTTAGCCGGGCTTCAGTCTGATGAAGAAACAGTGATCGTTGAGCCGGAAAAAACAAGAGATCATACAGAAAAAATGATCAGACATTTCGGCGGACATATAACGCGTGAAGGGTCAACTATCAGAATAACTGGAAATCAGCCGTTTAAAGCAAAAGATGTACATGTGCCGGGAGACATATCCTCTGCAGCATTTTTCCTGACTGCTGCTGCTATTACAGCTGACAGCAGTCTTAAGTTGAAAAATGTCGGATTAAATGAAACAAGAACAGGTATTCTTGATGTACTGAAAGAAATGAATACCGACTTTGAAGTAACATCGACCAGTCAGGATGAAGAGCCACAGGGGGATATTCTAATCCGCAGCAGCTCACTCACCAGCTGCGAAATCGGTGGTGAGCTTATTCCAAGGCTGATTGATGAAATTCCGATCATTGCCCTCCTTGCTACACAGGCACAAGGGAAAACGGTGATTAAAGATGCTGAGGAATTAAAAGTAAAAGAAACAAACCGTATCGATGCTGTCGTTGAAGAGCTTAAAAAGCTTGGCGCTGATATTACTGCAACTGATGATGGTATGATTATTAATGGCCCGGTGAAGTTAAAGGGTGGTCATGCTGACTCAAGAGGAGATCACCGGATTGGCATGATGCTCGCTGTTGCTTCACTTGTTACAACAGGGCCAGTTCAAATTGATGGAGCTGAGTGCATTAGTGTTTCATACCCGGACTTTTTTAAAGACTTGTCAAAGGTGACATCCCGTTAA
- a CDS encoding prephenate dehydrogenase: MNGHVFIIGLGLIGGSIGLSILKEHPQATVTGYDLKTDEMKLAKVLKAINRTSNSFREDAEQADLIIICTPVNETENLMKSLASFNLKPDVIITDVGSTKKNIMTASTVLTEKGITFIGGHPMAGSHKSGVSAAKAFLFENAFYLLTPGETASIGSVNQLKTWLNGSKAKFLEVKPEEHDHITGMVSHFPHIIASSLVHQVKQNYKRQPLVSSLAAGGFRDISRIASSNPSMWRDITLHNIDTLKDLLKEWQQEMNRVINMLDGNSGEDIYQYFSEAKQFRDSMPILQKGAIPSFYDLFVDVPDYPGVISEITGLLAKEEISIVNLRIMETREDIYGVLSISFQTEEDRKRGADCITSLTDYDVFTV, encoded by the coding sequence ATGAATGGACATGTATTTATAATCGGGCTCGGCCTGATTGGGGGCTCAATAGGTTTATCGATCCTTAAGGAGCATCCTCAGGCAACGGTTACCGGTTATGATCTTAAAACAGATGAAATGAAACTTGCAAAAGTTTTAAAGGCAATTAACAGAACATCTAATTCCTTCAGGGAAGACGCTGAGCAGGCTGATTTAATCATTATTTGCACACCGGTTAATGAAACGGAAAATCTAATGAAATCGCTCGCTTCTTTTAATCTGAAACCGGATGTCATCATTACTGATGTAGGCAGTACGAAAAAAAATATCATGACAGCAAGTACCGTTCTGACTGAAAAAGGGATTACATTTATCGGCGGGCATCCGATGGCTGGCTCTCACAAAAGTGGTGTGTCAGCTGCGAAGGCATTTTTATTTGAAAATGCCTTCTACCTGTTAACACCGGGAGAAACTGCCAGTATAGGATCTGTTAATCAATTAAAAACCTGGTTAAATGGAAGTAAGGCGAAATTTCTTGAAGTAAAACCTGAAGAGCATGACCACATTACAGGGATGGTCAGTCATTTCCCACATATTATTGCCTCTTCACTCGTTCATCAGGTAAAGCAGAATTACAAGAGACAGCCGCTCGTATCCAGTCTGGCAGCCGGTGGGTTTAGAGACATCTCAAGGATTGCATCTTCAAATCCTTCAATGTGGAGAGATATTACACTACACAATATCGATACGCTAAAGGACTTACTGAAAGAATGGCAACAGGAAATGAACCGGGTGATCAATATGCTCGACGGTAATAGCGGAGAAGACATTTATCAATACTTTTCTGAAGCGAAGCAGTTCAGGGATTCAATGCCGATTTTGCAAAAAGGAGCCATACCTTCTTTTTATGACCTGTTTGTAGACGTACCTGATTATCCAGGGGTTATTTCTGAGATTACAGGACTTCTTGCTAAAGAGGAGATCAGCATTGTGAACTTAAGAATCATGGAAACCAGAGAAGATATTTATGGTGTCCTCTCGATCAGTTTTCAGACTGAAGAAGATCGAAAAAGAGGTGCAGACTGTATTACATCCTTGACCGACTATGATGTATTTACAGTTTAA
- a CDS encoding histidinol-phosphate aminotransferase translates to MMYIKDQVKKLTPYKPGKTVDEVKKELGLSEIIKLASNENPFGCSEKVGQELTAHAMNYAIYPDGGGSVLRQALTEFYQLPGEQFILGNGSDEIIQIISRAMLDSSKNTVMAAPTFPQYKHNAVIEGAKVIEVPLIDGRHDLNKMASAVDQDTAVVWVCSPNNPTGVSISDQDLKHFIEQIPDHVVIVLDEAYFEYVTAADYYDALELIRKYPNLIVTRTFSKAYGLAGFRVGYGIAQPSLIQALEPVREPFNTNALAQLAAAAAIKDQSFIQHCREQNRNGIEKFERFCTEHNLGFFPTQGNFILVHFNKDANVMFEALMRKGIIARSGHALGYPESLRITIGTEEQVNKTLKAIEEIISQ, encoded by the coding sequence ATGATGTACATCAAAGATCAAGTGAAAAAACTGACACCTTATAAACCCGGGAAAACGGTAGATGAAGTAAAAAAAGAGCTGGGTCTGAGTGAGATTATTAAGCTCGCTTCAAACGAAAATCCATTTGGCTGTTCTGAGAAGGTTGGACAAGAATTGACAGCACATGCGATGAATTATGCGATATATCCGGATGGCGGCGGTTCAGTGCTGAGACAAGCGCTGACAGAATTTTATCAGTTGCCTGGAGAACAGTTCATCCTTGGAAATGGATCTGATGAGATCATACAGATCATATCAAGAGCAATGCTTGATTCCTCTAAAAATACAGTGATGGCAGCACCTACCTTTCCACAATATAAGCATAATGCGGTTATTGAAGGAGCAAAAGTTATTGAGGTGCCACTGATTGATGGCAGACACGATCTTAATAAGATGGCAAGTGCTGTTGATCAGGACACTGCCGTAGTATGGGTGTGCAGCCCGAATAACCCCACTGGTGTCAGCATCAGCGATCAGGACCTGAAACATTTTATCGAACAGATTCCTGATCATGTAGTCATTGTACTTGACGAAGCCTATTTTGAGTACGTCACTGCGGCTGACTATTATGACGCGCTGGAATTAATTAGAAAGTATCCTAATCTGATTGTTACAAGAACTTTTTCTAAAGCTTACGGGCTTGCAGGATTCAGAGTAGGCTATGGAATTGCACAGCCTTCATTGATTCAGGCACTTGAACCGGTAAGGGAGCCTTTTAACACGAATGCACTGGCACAGCTCGCGGCAGCAGCTGCTATAAAGGATCAATCATTCATTCAGCATTGCAGAGAACAAAACAGAAATGGAATTGAAAAGTTTGAACGGTTCTGCACGGAGCATAATCTCGGCTTTTTCCCGACGCAGGGGAATTTTATTCTTGTTCATTTTAATAAAGATGCCAATGTAATGTTTGAGGCACTGATGAGAAAAGGAATCATTGCGAGAAGCGGTCACGCGCTTGGCTATCCCGAAAGTTTAAGAATAACTATAGGGACTGAAGAGCAGGTGAATAAAACGCTGAAGGCAATCGAAGAGATCATTTCGCAATAA
- a CDS encoding chorismate mutase translates to MIRGIRGATTVDHDGQDAIVEATFTLLQDMIKKNKIDPEDTASVFISTTEDIRSVFPAKALRKIEGWEFVPVMCMREIPVKDALPFCIRIMVHVNTELSQKEVQHIYHHEAVKLRPDLIGAHRKADS, encoded by the coding sequence GTGATACGGGGAATAAGAGGAGCAACAACAGTCGATCATGACGGGCAGGATGCAATTGTTGAAGCCACATTTACACTACTGCAGGATATGATCAAAAAAAACAAAATCGATCCTGAAGATACTGCCTCAGTTTTTATTTCTACAACCGAAGATATCAGATCAGTGTTTCCTGCAAAGGCTTTAAGAAAAATTGAAGGATGGGAATTTGTACCGGTAATGTGTATGAGAGAAATTCCTGTAAAAGATGCGCTGCCATTTTGTATCCGAATCATGGTACATGTAAACACAGAATTAAGCCAAAAAGAAGTTCAGCATATTTACCATCACGAAGCTGTAAAATTAAGACCGGATCTGATCGGCGCACACAGAAAGGCGGATTCATGA
- a CDS encoding 3-dehydroquinate synthase has product MERLTIHAAQPYEVLIGEHALGEVNKLIQDLQPKVSSVLLLIDEKVYQLHQQTVEQNLPHDALYVLPQGEKAKTFSVYEKAMGAALEAGLDRHSLIIACGGGAAGDLAGFTAATYMRGIRYIQVPTTILAHDSAVGGKTAINHPFGKNMTGAFHQPSAVVYDSLFLSTLPLREIRSGFAEVIKHALIADPEFLKELIDHVKDLKEIDESFLLYALKKGIQIKGEIVRQDEREQNVRAYLNFGHTYGHAVEAWSGFGDKLHGESVMIGMVYALLLSERKTSLDFNTDEFIGWVKSLSYEIHIDAPFGELLALMKKDKKNLNQMIRFVLLKTVGQPVLTKVEPSELEYIHHSLKRKGEIQ; this is encoded by the coding sequence ATGGAACGGCTAACAATTCATGCAGCGCAGCCATATGAGGTTTTGATAGGAGAGCACGCTCTAGGTGAGGTGAACAAGCTGATTCAGGATCTGCAACCGAAAGTCTCTTCAGTTTTATTATTAATTGATGAAAAAGTTTATCAGCTTCATCAGCAGACTGTTGAACAGAACCTTCCCCACGACGCGCTTTACGTTTTGCCTCAGGGTGAGAAGGCTAAAACCTTTTCAGTTTATGAAAAAGCAATGGGAGCAGCGCTTGAAGCAGGGCTTGACAGACATTCACTAATTATTGCATGCGGAGGCGGTGCTGCAGGAGATCTTGCAGGCTTCACTGCAGCAACTTATATGAGAGGGATCAGATATATTCAGGTCCCGACAACCATTCTTGCCCATGACAGTGCAGTTGGTGGTAAAACAGCAATCAATCATCCATTTGGTAAAAACATGACGGGAGCATTTCACCAGCCGTCTGCAGTCGTCTATGACAGTCTTTTTCTATCGACTTTACCTTTAAGAGAAATCAGGTCAGGCTTTGCAGAAGTAATAAAACACGCGCTGATTGCAGACCCTGAGTTTCTGAAAGAGCTTATTGATCATGTAAAAGATCTTAAAGAAATTGACGAGTCATTTTTATTATATGCATTAAAAAAAGGCATTCAGATAAAAGGTGAAATTGTCAGGCAGGATGAACGTGAACAGAATGTCAGAGCTTATCTGAACTTTGGTCATACTTATGGTCATGCTGTTGAGGCCTGGTCAGGATTTGGTGATAAGCTGCACGGGGAAAGTGTGATGATCGGGATGGTTTATGCACTGTTATTGAGCGAAAGAAAAACCAGCCTGGATTTTAATACTGATGAGTTTATTGGTTGGGTGAAGTCTTTAAGTTATGAAATTCACATAGATGCTCCTTTTGGAGAATTACTGGCACTGATGAAAAAAGATAAGAAAAACCTGAATCAAATGATCCGTTTCGTATTATTGAAAACGGTAGGTCAACCTGTTTTAACGAAGGTCGAACCTTCTGAACTTGAATACATTCATCATTCACTTAAGCGGAAGGGGGAAATACAGTGA
- a CDS encoding chorismate synthase, with the protein MMRYLTAGESHGPQLTTIIEGLPAGLSVEAADINEHLARRQKGYGRGRRMQIETDQAQILSGVRHGKTLGSPIALVVENKDWTHWTKIMGAEPITDEEEKEVRRKITRPRPGHADLNGGIKYGHRDMRNVLERSSARETTVRVAAGALAQKLLKDLGINVACHVKEIGGVVAGEQVLTANEIREKSEQSEVRCIDPEASEEMKAAIDQAKKNGDSIGGVVEVVIENVPAGLGSYVHYDKKLDSKIAAAIMSINAFKGVEFGLGFEMARLPGSQVHDEIAWSDEKGYYRKSNRLGGFEGGMTTGMPIVVKGVMKPIPTLYKPLESVDIDTKEAFSASIERSDSCAVPAAAVVAEAVVAWEVAKAICEQFDSDRFDHLKKSVEDHRAYAKDY; encoded by the coding sequence ATGATGAGATATTTAACAGCGGGAGAATCACATGGTCCGCAACTGACAACAATCATTGAAGGTCTTCCTGCAGGACTTAGCGTGGAAGCAGCTGATATAAATGAACATCTTGCAAGAAGACAAAAAGGATACGGCCGTGGACGGAGAATGCAGATTGAAACCGATCAGGCACAAATTCTGAGTGGTGTAAGACATGGTAAGACACTTGGATCTCCTATTGCACTTGTCGTTGAAAATAAAGACTGGACCCACTGGACTAAAATTATGGGTGCAGAACCAATTACTGATGAGGAAGAAAAAGAAGTAAGACGAAAAATTACCAGACCGAGACCCGGTCATGCTGATTTAAACGGTGGTATTAAATATGGACATAGAGATATGCGGAACGTGCTTGAACGGTCCTCCGCTAGGGAAACGACTGTCAGAGTAGCAGCAGGTGCGCTTGCGCAAAAGCTTCTTAAAGACCTGGGTATTAATGTAGCCTGTCATGTTAAAGAAATTGGTGGTGTTGTGGCAGGTGAGCAGGTGCTTACAGCAAATGAAATCAGGGAGAAATCCGAACAGAGTGAAGTCAGATGTATTGACCCTGAAGCTTCTGAGGAAATGAAAGCAGCGATTGACCAGGCCAAAAAGAATGGTGACTCAATTGGTGGAGTCGTAGAAGTTGTTATTGAAAATGTTCCTGCAGGATTAGGCAGTTATGTGCATTATGACAAAAAGCTTGATTCTAAAATAGCTGCAGCAATTATGAGCATTAATGCATTCAAAGGTGTAGAATTCGGCCTTGGTTTTGAAATGGCAAGACTTCCTGGCAGTCAGGTGCACGATGAGATCGCCTGGTCGGATGAAAAAGGGTATTACAGAAAATCAAACCGTCTCGGAGGATTTGAAGGTGGTATGACAACAGGTATGCCAATTGTTGTTAAAGGCGTTATGAAACCAATTCCTACTCTATATAAACCCCTTGAAAGCGTGGATATTGATACGAAAGAAGCCTTTAGTGCAAGCATCGAACGCTCAGACAGTTGTGCTGTTCCTGCTGCTGCAGTTGTGGCTGAAGCGGTCGTTGCCTGGGAGGTTGCAAAAGCAATCTGTGAACAATTCGACAGTGACAGGTTTGATCATTTGAAAAAGTCAGTTGAAGACCATAGAGCTTACGCAAAGGACTATTAA
- a CDS encoding chemotaxis protein CheR — protein MSNDYTGFVSYIKNKTGIDLSLYKEAQMKRRLTSLYEKKGYSSFTDFSTALSSEQNLLDEFLDRMTINVSEFYRNQKRWEILEQKIIPGLLKTHKPLKVWSAACSTGEEPYSLAMVLNQFPKGSYSHILATDLDKIAIEKAKIGLYAERALAEVPSKIKQEYFTRQGSFYQVSDRIKGQVRFKQQNLLKDRFDTSYDLIVCRNVMIYFTEEAKEALYHKFSQSLRPGGILFVGSTEQIFNPAKYGFESADTFFYRKI, from the coding sequence ATGTCAAATGATTATACAGGTTTTGTATCATACATTAAAAATAAAACAGGAATTGATCTGAGTCTTTATAAAGAAGCGCAAATGAAACGGCGCCTTACATCTCTATACGAAAAGAAAGGCTATAGCTCTTTTACAGACTTCTCAACCGCACTCTCTTCAGAACAAAATTTGCTTGATGAGTTTCTGGACCGGATGACAATCAATGTATCTGAGTTTTACAGAAATCAAAAACGCTGGGAGATACTGGAGCAAAAAATAATTCCCGGCCTATTAAAGACGCATAAGCCGCTAAAAGTATGGAGTGCTGCCTGCTCAACTGGTGAAGAACCTTATTCTCTTGCCATGGTATTGAATCAATTTCCAAAGGGCAGTTATTCACATATACTAGCTACTGATTTAGACAAAATCGCAATTGAAAAAGCAAAAATTGGATTATATGCTGAAAGAGCGCTTGCAGAAGTGCCATCGAAAATTAAGCAGGAATACTTCACTAGACAAGGTTCTTTCTACCAGGTAAGCGATCGTATTAAAGGCCAGGTCCGTTTTAAACAGCAAAACCTGCTTAAAGACCGTTTTGACACCAGCTACGATTTAATCGTCTGCAGAAATGTCATGATTTACTTTACAGAAGAAGCAAAAGAGGCGCTTTATCATAAATTCAGCCAGTCGTTAAGACCGGGGGGAATCTTATTTGTTGGAAGCACTGAACAAATCTTCAATCCTGCAAAATATGGCTTTGAGTCAGCCGATACGTTTTTTTACCGGAAAATTTGA
- a CDS encoding nucleoside diphosphate kinase — MEKTFLMVKPDGVQRGLIGEVISRFERKGFKLAAGKLMVISDDLAKKHYGEHADKPFFGELVDFITSGPVFAMIWEGEDVVKTARHMMGATKPSEADLGTIRGDFGLTVGKNIIHGSDSLESAEREMALFFGESAALEYKKSSDEWVY, encoded by the coding sequence ATGGAAAAGACATTTTTAATGGTTAAGCCAGACGGGGTACAAAGAGGGTTAATCGGTGAAGTGATCAGCCGATTTGAAAGAAAAGGCTTCAAACTTGCAGCAGGAAAACTGATGGTGATTTCAGATGATCTTGCTAAGAAGCATTATGGTGAACATGCAGATAAGCCGTTTTTTGGTGAACTTGTAGACTTTATTACTTCCGGACCTGTTTTTGCAATGATCTGGGAAGGTGAAGATGTTGTAAAAACTGCACGTCATATGATGGGTGCGACTAAACCAAGTGAGGCTGATCTTGGTACAATCCGCGGAGATTTTGGTCTGACAGTTGGTAAAAACATCATTCATGGATCTGACTCTCTTGAGAGCGCAGAACGTGAAATGGCTCTTTTCTTCGGTGAGAGTGCAGCACTGGAATACAAAAAATCCAGTGACGAATGGGTATATTAA
- a CDS encoding heptaprenyl diphosphate synthase subunit II translates to MKLTMLYSFLKADIEEIEKELSKAIDSETALLKNASLHLLQAGGKRIRPVFVLLSAKTGHYDIHRVKNAAVALELIHMASLVHDDVIDNSEMRRGRTTIQAEWNNQVAMYTGDYMFARALNYMTVIEDATAHRILSDAIVELCLGEIAQIEDKYRFNQSIKDYFRRIKRKTALLIAVSCQLGAVAGEASAEAQRRLYRFGYYVGMAYQITDDILDFTGTEKELGKPAGGDLLQGNITLPVFFAMEDRELGHRIRKIHEDMPKEDLQDIIDLILKTDAIKRSSVISQRYLVKALEQLDELPPSRAKKSLRDIAIFIGKRKY, encoded by the coding sequence ATGAAATTAACGATGCTGTATTCGTTTTTAAAAGCGGATATCGAAGAAATTGAAAAAGAGCTGAGTAAAGCAATTGATTCAGAGACTGCATTATTAAAAAATGCATCACTTCATCTACTTCAGGCCGGAGGTAAACGTATCCGACCTGTTTTTGTGCTGTTATCTGCGAAAACAGGTCATTATGATATCCATCGTGTCAAAAACGCTGCAGTGGCGCTCGAGCTGATTCATATGGCGTCACTCGTTCATGACGATGTAATAGATAATTCTGAAATGCGCAGGGGCAGAACAACAATACAGGCAGAGTGGAATAATCAGGTGGCAATGTATACAGGAGACTATATGTTTGCAAGAGCACTTAATTACATGACGGTCATTGAAGATGCAACCGCACACCGTATTCTGTCTGATGCAATTGTTGAGCTGTGCCTTGGGGAAATTGCCCAGATTGAAGATAAATACAGGTTTAATCAAAGCATTAAGGATTATTTCAGAAGGATTAAGAGAAAGACAGCGCTGCTCATTGCTGTCAGCTGTCAGCTCGGTGCTGTAGCAGGAGAAGCAAGTGCTGAAGCGCAAAGAAGATTATACCGCTTCGGTTATTATGTTGGTATGGCTTATCAGATCACTGATGATATTCTTGATTTTACAGGTACTGAAAAAGAACTTGGTAAACCAGCAGGCGGCGATCTGCTTCAGGGCAACATTACGCTGCCGGTGTTTTTTGCAATGGAAGACCGGGAGCTTGGTCATAGAATCAGGAAAATCCATGAAGATATGCCAAAGGAAGATTTGCAGGACATTATTGACCTCATCTTAAAGACAGATGCCATTAAACGATCATCTGTTATCAGCCAGCGCTATCTTGTTAAAGCGCTTGAACAATTAGATGAACTTCCGCCTTCCCGCGCTAAAAAGTCATTAAGAGATATTGCGATTTTTATTGGCAAAAGAAAGTACTAA
- a CDS encoding ubiquinone/menaquinone biosynthesis methyltransferase: protein MQTEKEQKVHGVFEKIHGRYDQMNSIISFQQHVRWRKYTMDKMQVAPGSKALDVCCGTADWTIALAEATGTEGEVIGLDFSKNMLKTGHEKVKNYPQIQLVHGNAMSLPYEDNSFDYVTIGFGLRNVPDYLQVLKEMNRVLKPGGMAVCLETSQPTLPGFRQVYYAYFKYIMPVFGKLLAKSYNEYSWLQESAKDFPGAKELADMFGEAGFTSVHFKPFSGGAAAMHIGYKKAQHAD from the coding sequence ATGCAAACAGAAAAAGAACAAAAAGTTCATGGGGTTTTTGAAAAGATCCACGGCCGCTATGATCAGATGAACTCGATTATCAGTTTTCAGCAGCATGTTCGCTGGAGAAAATATACGATGGACAAAATGCAGGTAGCACCTGGCTCAAAGGCGCTTGATGTATGCTGCGGGACAGCTGACTGGACAATTGCGCTAGCTGAGGCAACGGGTACAGAGGGTGAAGTAATTGGCCTTGATTTCAGCAAGAATATGCTGAAAACCGGCCATGAGAAGGTGAAAAATTATCCTCAGATTCAACTGGTCCATGGAAATGCAATGTCACTGCCTTATGAAGATAACTCTTTTGACTATGTCACAATCGGCTTCGGTCTCAGAAACGTTCCGGATTATCTTCAGGTCTTAAAGGAAATGAATCGTGTATTAAAGCCTGGGGGAATGGCTGTATGCCTGGAAACCTCCCAGCCTACTCTTCCGGGGTTCAGACAGGTTTATTATGCTTATTTTAAATATATTATGCCTGTCTTTGGTAAGCTGCTGGCGAAAAGCTATAATGAGTATTCATGGCTTCAGGAATCTGCAAAAGATTTTCCTGGTGCAAAAGAATTAGCAGACATGTTTGGGGAAGCCGGATTTACAAGTGTGCATTTTAAACCTTTCAGTGGTGGAGCGGCAGCAATGCATATCGGCTATAAAAAAGCTCAACATGCAGATTAG
- a CDS encoding mtrB has product MSDQSNFISIKALEDGVNVIGLTRGTDTKFHHSEKLDKGEVMIAQFTEHTSAVKVRGKASILTAHGEVLSEEKTKK; this is encoded by the coding sequence TTGAGTGACCAGAGTAATTTCATCAGTATCAAAGCACTTGAAGATGGCGTTAATGTCATTGGACTTACGCGCGGAACAGACACAAAATTTCATCATTCTGAGAAGCTGGATAAGGGTGAAGTGATGATCGCGCAATTTACAGAACATACATCAGCTGTAAAAGTGCGTGGCAAAGCTTCAATTTTGACGGCACATGGTGAAGTGCTGAGTGAAGAAAAAACGAAAAAGTAA
- a CDS encoding GTP cyclohydrolase, producing MDHTTEQLTTITDTGRVDREKIQKAITMLLEAVGEDPSREGLLDTPKRVAKMYEEMFSGLHSDPKEYFKTVFNEDHEELVFVKDIPFHSMCEHHLVPFYGKAHVAYLPKNGKVTGLSKLARAVETTARRPQLQERITSTVADAIMEMLAPHGAYVIVEAEHMCMTMRGVKKPGAKTVTTAARGVYEEDSVLRNEVMTLLKMD from the coding sequence ATGGACCATACAACTGAACAATTAACAACCATAACTGATACAGGCCGGGTGGACCGGGAAAAGATACAAAAAGCAATTACAATGCTTCTAGAGGCGGTAGGAGAAGATCCTTCACGTGAAGGTTTACTTGATACACCAAAAAGAGTAGCAAAAATGTACGAAGAAATGTTCTCAGGGCTTCATAGTGACCCGAAAGAGTATTTTAAAACAGTATTTAATGAAGATCACGAAGAACTCGTATTTGTTAAAGATATACCTTTCCACTCAATGTGCGAACATCACCTGGTTCCTTTTTACGGAAAAGCGCATGTAGCATACCTTCCTAAAAACGGGAAAGTGACCGGGCTAAGTAAATTGGCAAGAGCAGTGGAAACAACTGCAAGAAGACCTCAGCTTCAGGAAAGAATTACGTCAACGGTTGCTGACGCAATTATGGAAATGCTCGCTCCACACGGGGCTTACGTCATTGTGGAAGCTGAACATATGTGTATGACAATGCGCGGCGTTAAAAAGCCTGGAGCCAAAACGGTTACTACTGCAGCTCGCGGTGTATACGAAGAAGATTCTGTACTAAGAAATGAAGTAATGACTCTTCTTAAGATGGATTAA
- a CDS encoding transcriptional regulator → MNKTELINAVAESAELSKKDATKAVDAVFDTVQDALAKGDKVQLIGFGNFEVRERAARKGRNPQTGEEIEISASKVPAFKPGKALKDAVK, encoded by the coding sequence GTGAACAAGACTGAACTAATTAACGCAGTTGCTGAGTCTGCTGAACTTTCTAAGAAAGACGCGACTAAAGCAGTTGATGCAGTATTCGATACAGTACAGGATGCACTTGCTAAAGGTGATAAGGTACAACTGATCGGTTTTGGTAACTTCGAAGTACGCGAGCGTGCTGCCCGTAAAGGCCGTAACCCGCAGACTGGTGAGGAAATCGAAATCTCAGCAAGCAAAGTGCCTGCTTTCAAACCAGGTAAAGCGCTAAAAGATGCTGTTAAATAA